Within the Nitrospira sp. genome, the region CGAAACAGGGCCAGGCCTCGGCAGAATGCACCTATATGTGGTCGTGCTTCATCCACGGAGGGACCTATGCCATCCATCGAGAAGTCGATTGAAGTGAATGTTCCGGTTCACACTGCGTACAACCAGTGGACCCAGTTTGAAGAGTTTCCTCGATTCATGGAGGGAGTCGAGGAAGTCAAACAATTGGACAATACCCACCTCGCGTGGAGGGCCAAGATCGGCGGCAAGGAGAAGCACTGGCACGCCGAAATCACCGAACAGGTGCCCGACCAGAGAATCGCCTGGACAAACACGGAAGGGGCGAAAAATGCGGGTGTTGTCATGTTCAATTGGGTTGCAGAGAGCACCACACGCGTCATGGTCAAGATCGATTACGACCCTGAGGGAGCGGTGGAAAATGTCGGCGATGCCTTAGGCGTGGTGTCATCGCGAGTCTCCGGGGACTTGGAGCGATTCAAATCGTTCATCGAATCGCGTGGACGCGAGACAGGCGCATGGCGTGGCCAAGTGTCTGGCGGAACATAAAACGCATTCGACACTGTTTTCACAGCATCGGCAGTGCGGCGGAACGTCGCGCCCCGTGTCATCCGTGTCAGACAAAAGGAGAGCGGGGCGCTAAGGTCGCGTAAAAATGGGCCACTGTCTTGAAGTTGTGGTCACGTGATAGTGACCGTGATTTCCGCCCCTCCTACAAATCTATACCCACCCTCCTACAATCTGATTTCATAAGCCGGATGCACGGCCGTCAGCGAACTAGGGCTTCCTCTAGTCTCCCCTCCGAACCCCGTCGTTTCACACTAAAAATATCCAGCCTCCACCGTCCACTAGCCCATGGACGGATAGTAAGATGAATGAGGGCTTCTGTTTGAACATTGCAATAGACAGGCTACCGCCGCATCATCTGAACGTGCGAGCAGCAAGCCAGCCCGAGTGTGGAGTCCGGCAATGACCCAACAAGCAATCGATGTGAGGCTCATAGGGTGGCTCGCCTGTGTGCTCCTCTGGGGGAACATAGCCTATGCGAGCGACCATCCAAGCTGGCCTGCGTATGAAGCGGCAGGGGACCATGCCAAGGCAGTCGAAGCCTGGCAAGAGGCTGAGCAGGCCTATGCGAAAGCCGTTGACACGATAGAAGACGTGCAAGCCGGTGAAGCCAACAGCAACACGGCTGGGTTGTTCGCGAAGCTCGGCACGATGCGCTTACACCAGAAGAGCTTCGCAGGGGCAGAAACCGCACTCCGACGAGCACTCACCATTTACACCCGGACGCGCGGACCAGACGACCTGATCGTCGCGGACGTCCTCGATCTCCTGGCGACGGCACTCTTTTATCAGGACGACGGACGGGCACTGGCCGGGCCGTTATATTACCGGGCGTTGGGTATTCGGGAGATGTTGTTGGGACCCAACCATCCCGAAGTGGCGGAAAGCCTGCACAGAGTGGCCTTCGGGCTGTACTTTGAGGAGGGTCGGCTGCTTTCAGCCGTCCCGGTCATTCAACGTGCACTCGCCATTCAGGAAGAGGCGTTCGGACGTAATCATCTTGCGGTCGCAAACACGCTCAGTACGTTGGCGGCGATCTACGATGCGCACGATCTCCGCGGCACCGCCATCCCCCTCTACGAAGAGGCGCTTGGAATACGAACGAAGGTGCTCGGGACCGAGGCCGTGCCGACGCAGCAGAGCCTGTACAGTCTCAGCCGGGCCTATTACATGGAAGGACGCCACGACCTGGCCCAGCGCCTGACTCAGGGAAAATTCAACAGCCTCGAAGCGCAATTCGGAACAACGGACGAATTGATGGCATTGAATTGGGGCGCCCACATCTCCACCCTCATACACGGCGCACGGCAGGAGGCGCTGAAAGGTCTGCGCAAACGGGGAGGAGGGGAGGAGGACGCTGTTCCCACCTCTCCACCGGTGATCGTGGAAAAGTGACCAGGATCAGAGTCACACACTTATCCACAAAAGAACCCGGCCCTTCTTGCTCAACCCCGTATTTTACCTGGGCTCATCGTGCTGGCATGACGCAGTTGTGACATCTGCAGCAACCAGGAGAGAATCGGACTCATAAAGAGAGGCCCGGGAAGCCAAAGTGGGCGAGCCCGCCCAGCAAACCGAAAAAGAGCGGCCACACGGGCAATGGAGCATTTGTCCCAACAAGAATCGGCTGCATCAAATAGTCCATCAGGCCAACCAATCCCACATCGACGTCGATCAAGATAAACGCCATCAGGACCGCCCCACGCGCAAAGTGCCGGGGCAGTTCGTCGACGTTTTCTTCGGTTGACCATGTTTTGAACATCCACTATCCTCGCCTCAGGCCTGAGTCCAGGCATTAATTTCCCCTACTGAATAATCAAAATTATAGTTGGCACTGGGAAGTCGCACCGGAGAAAGGTCGGTCGATTGGTCCTTGTGCGAAAAGGGAGGCCACGATGAAACGTTGTATTCATATGAGAAGGGGACTCAGATGGACGTGTCGCTCCGCCGTGGTGATTGCGGTTGTCTCAACACTCGCGCTGTTTTCGACTGCCTCGTGGGCAGAGTTCTATTTCGGGGGCGCCGTTGGTGGCAACTTTCCGTTCGGTCTGAATGATGTGAAGCTCAAGTCTGTCAATAACCAACCCGTCGATATTCAACTCGAGGATTCGCTGGCATATGGAGGAAAGGCTGGATACTTCTTCTCCTCGGTCGATTGGCTCGGAGTGGAGGTCGAAGCGTTTAATTCGAACCCAAACTTCAAGCCAACCACCGTGACGGTTGGCGGATTCCCCGTGAATGTCGGTGCGATCGATCTGAGAGTCACCACGGCAGCCGCCAACCTGGTGGCTCGCTACCCAGGCAACCGGTTCGAACCGTACATCGGGATCGGGCCCGGTGCATTTGTCGCTCGAATCTCTCGAGGCGGAAACTCACAAACTTCCGTCGTGCCGGGGTTGAACGTCATAGGGGGAGGTCGATTTTACCTCACTGACTGGCTTGCCCTGTTTACCGAGTACAAATTCAACTATGCCCGGTTTGACTTTGATGAAGGTGCCATCGGATTCCAAGGGACGTACCTGGCGAATCACGTGCATGGAGGAATTTCCTTCCACTTTAAGTAGCACGGGTGACGCACAAGCCGCAGACACGTGCGGTTGGGGTGTCAAACGAGAGTGACTCATCCCGTAAAGGAGCGACTCAATGGCGAAAGAACATGGCCAATTGCCAAGCGATAGCCCCCTCGAGAAGGAATCTCCGTTGACTCGCCGTCAGTTGTTCCAGGCAGCGGTCGGTGTGGGTGGCGGACTGCTTGTGTCCAATCTTGCCGGGTGTGCAGACGCACCCAAGCGGGTAGCCGAAGCCGGATCGCTACGCCAAGCGGAAGGCCCCCCGGTTTCAACAACCCCTGTCATCCAACAGGCAACGCATGTTTCCGGAGTGGAATCCTTTCAGCAACCAGAAGTGCGTCGGTCGGCACATGGAGTCCTGAATACCACGCTACGCGTTGCCTTTGCCCAAAACTCGCTCAATGGGAAACCTCTCCCCCCCAATCGATCCTATGACGGTGGACTTACGGGTCCGACCTTCCGTGTCAAGGCAGGGGATCGGATGAAGGTCTTCCTGTACAACCAACTTCCGCCGGAACAAGGGGAGTGTGGGCCACCGAACACCGAGAATTGCCCGAACACCACCAATTTACACACGCACGGGCTTCATATCTCACCAACGGGGAATAGCGACAATGTGCTGCTCGAGATCAAGCCAGGAGAGGATCTTCAATTCCAGTTCGATATTCCTGACACGCATCATCCGGGGACCTTCTGGTACCACGCGCACCGGCATGGATCGACCGCCTCCCAATTACGGGAGGGCATGGCTGGTGCCTTGATCATTGAGGGCGACATCGACCAGGTACCCGAAATCAAAGTGGCACGTGAGAAAATCCTGCTCTTTCAACAACTCCGAATCCCATACAACGATGCTGGGGCACAACTACCGACTACCATCAATGGCCAATTGGAGCCTGTCCTCAGTATGCAGCCCGGCGAGGTACAGCGCTGGCGCATGATTCATGCGGGTATCGACGAATTGTTGACCATGGAGCTTGTGGATGAACACGGCTCTCCACAAGATCTGCACGTCATTGCCATCGATGGCATCACGTTAGACAGAGTCGATTCGGCGAAGCAGGTCTTCTTGGCACCCGGCAACCGAGCGGACGTGCTGGTCAAGGCCGGTGCACCAGGCATCTATCGGATGAAAAAGAAAGCGGAGGAGGTAGGTTTGAACGGAAAAGCCGAACCCGAACGATTGTTAGCCGAGGTGCGTGTGTCCGGGCCGCCACTCAACATGGCGCTTCCCAGCAACAGCGAACTCCGCCCGCTCGCTCCGTTTCAGCCAATCATGGACACCGAACTCACGGGCCAACAGCCGGAGTTGGTCTTCGACATCAAAGACGGCAAATTCATGATTGACGGAAAAGAATTCAGTTCTACCCGTGTCGACCGCACCATGAAACTGAACGGGGTCGAAGAGTGGACCTTATCGTCGCAAAATGGCAACCATCCGTTTCACATCCACGTGAATCCATTCCAGGTCATCAAGATTAATGGGAAACCGGTGCAGCCAGTCTGGCACGACACCATCCTGGTCAGAAGCAATCCTCCTGTCACCGTCACCATGCGGACACGGTATGAAGTGTTTACGGGAAAGCACGTCTTGCATTGCCACAATTTGGTCCACGAGGACCGAGGCATGATGCAATTGATCGAAATTCTGTCTTCCTGAGCCAAGGGGTTTCGCACAGGCCGATCCGGCCCCAAACGGATCACGAAGCCGTTCAAACAAAAGTGCACTGCTGGATGAATGGGGAGTGGAACAAAGACGACGTACCCGGATGATCGTTGGCTCATAGGGGAAGGGTTGCCCATACGAGGCGCCATGAGTATCATCGGCGGCATGAGCGCACAGTACGACAAAATCGGCGCCGCGTACGCCAATTGGAAAGAGACGCCGTTTCCCCGATATTCCGAAGTACCGACGGTGCGGCGGCTGCTGTCCGGGCACATTGAAGGACGACGAGTGCTGGACCTTGCCTGCGGAACGGGCTTCTACTCACGCCGATTCAAACAGTGGGGAGCCGCCGATGTCGTCGGTGTGGATATTTCGGCGCGCATGGTTGCCGCAGCACGTGAGACCGAGGCCGAGGACCACCTCGGCATCGAGTACGTCGTCGCGAACGTAGACGAACTGCCGGTGATCGGGGCCTTTGATCTTGCAGCGGCTGTCTATCTGTTGAATTACGCCGAGACGCGGGCGGTCATCGGGCGAATGGGCCGAAACATCGCGGCCAATCTCAAGCCGGACGGGACATTATTGGCGCTGCTCCCCGAACCTGATTACGTAATGGGCAAAGGCGACACGGAACGATATGCCTTCTCCTACCGACTGGTCACTTCGGGCACGGACTGGCGATTGATCCACGCCGAGGTGCACACGGATCCGCCGTTTTCGCTCGAATATCGACACTGGTCGCGGAGAACCTTTGAAGAAGAATTGCAAGCCGCCGGATTCGTCGACCTCCAGTGGCACCCATTCGAAGTTTCGCCCGAGGGTCTCTCCAAATTTGGCGAGGCCTATTGGCAGGACTTACTCGACAACCCTGTTAGCACCATTCTCACCGCACGCCTCTCGGCCTGAACCCCATAGTCTCTCGGATCGTCGCACAGTCGTCTCGAAACAAGATGACCGCGGATCAACCGAGATCTGAATAGGCGATCGTACTGATGAGGGCATTTTCGGCCTGACGGGAATCCAGCCGGGTATGTTGCACGACAATCGGCACCGTCGATTCAATGACGCTCGCGTAATCCGTTCCCTTCGGAATGGGACACGGATCCTTCAACTCATTGAAGCGGAGATGTTTGGTGCGACGGGCAGGGACCGTTAGCCGGTAAGGACCGATCGGCTCACGATCCGAAAAGAAGATCGTGATGGAGACAGCGGCATCCTCATCCGAGACGTTCAATAAACAGGCGGTCTCGTGGCTGGTAAATTCCGGCTCGGGACCGTGGCTGTAAGCCGGGATGTATCCCTCTGCAATCGCCCAACGCGTGCGCCCGAACGGTTCCATCGGGATCTCCTCTCATCTGAGCCCGATTGCTCGACGACGTCTCGCATAACCTGGTTGTCGTGTGGTGTCACCAAGGAGAAACCCCGGGAGATTCACCAACGGAACGATGAGACTTCGACCGGGGCCACCTCTGCCTGCTCCTCCGTGTCATGGCCCAGCCGCTGGGCAAAAGTGCAGGGCCAACGTCAGTTGCGGAGCGTAAACGTCATCGTCCGGCTACCGCCTACTGGCCCACCCCCCCCTATGGCTGCGAACGGCGTCGCCGTGATCGTATGTGTACCAGCACCAAAACTGAACGAATTGTAATCGCCCGCGCTATCGCCGGCGAGCGCGTAGGGAGAGACATTTTCAGTCTGAATGACCGGATTTCCGTCGTATCCGAACACCACGCTTCCCGGCGCGCCCGAAACAGACGCGCGCATCGACAGGTTGGCAGGGAGTTCGCTGAGGTCGAGCGTATCGCCATGGAGCACCGGCCGAATATCGGTATTCGCTGCAGCATCGACCAAGACGAACCCTGTCACAAAGACATTCGCACTCGTCACCTCGACTGCGCCCAGATCGCAGACACCTCCACCCTGAGGCCGTGGCACTCCACGCTGATCCCGCACCTCGCATCCATCCGCCGCGGGAGGGGGAAACTGGTACCCCGCTTCAAGAGCCGGACTGTTGCTAGCGGGAAGGTGGGTCTGCGTGGGCCCTCCATTGTTCGCCAATGGACCGAGCTGTGGATCAGCGTTGAGCACGAAGGTCGACACGAACGACGGAATTGTGCATCCGGTCGTATCACCGATCAGATTGTGCTTACTGTCTCCGCTCAGCTGACCCACGCAATCGTTCGGTCCGCTCCCACCGTGATTGCCGGCAATGATACTGTTTTTTACCACTGTGGTCTTACCGTCCACGATCTGAATACCGCCGCCACGAAAACTGCCCGCGTCATTGCCCACACCCGTATTGTTGGTCATCGTGACGTTATAGAGCACGGCGAAACCGTTTTGAGACACGCCCCCGGTCCCGGCCTCGGTGGACTGAGCTACATTGCCGCTCACGGTCGTGCTCCGTAGGTTCATCTGCCCTTCGTTGCGCACGCCGCCGGCCCGGTTGGAGACATTGTTGGCAATGGTGGACTCGTAGACCCACAGTTCTCCCTTGTTCCAGATCCCCCCGCCAAAGGCCCCCATAGCTGTATTCGCAATAATGGAACTGTCCCGCACTTTGAGCGTGGCCCCGTTGGCAATGACCAGCCCGCCTCCGCCCGTAAACGCTTCGTTCTGCCGAATGACCACGTGCGTAAACTCGGACGTTCCGGCATCAACCCGGATACCGGCACCCGACTGACTATTTCCGCCTTGAACGGTGACATGATTGAGTTCGAGTCCCTCGCTCGCGACGGACAGGACGGTGCCCGTGTGTTGACCGTCGATGATGGTCTGGGTCTCTCCGGCCCCCTGAACTTTGACCCCGTCGGTGATCATCAGCCCGCCACCACCCGCATTCACGGGAAGCGTGAGCTGATACGTCCCGGCCGGCACTTCGATCGTGTCCGTCCAAATCGAGGCATTCGATTCCATCACCGCAGCCCGAAGCGTGCACAGGCCGCCAGGAGATCCGGCGATCGAACCGGGGGGGACCGCTCGCGCACACCGGCGATCCCCGGGATTGGCATCCGGCGCATCGAGGACCGTGTCGACACGATAGGTCGCGCAGGAGGTGGTGACGAGACAGAGGGCCAGGACGCTGATGGAGCATCGGTCGGAACAGAACATCGGTCTGTATGTTGGCAAGGACTTCAGCACGGCTCCCTCCTTTCGGCAAGCACGGGTCGTCGCCACGCTCCAAGCATCGCGCCGTGTTTGTTGTTTTCACCTAAGGAAGATGCCGCGAGGTTACTGCTTGCAATCGGGCAGGTCAAGGCCAGCACGGGGTCGCGTCTTCCAATCCAAACCTTTGCTCGCGACGATCTGGCATTTTTCTAGCAAACATCTGACGAGACGCCCGTGGGACTGGAAGGGCACGGATGAGCCACTTACCGGGTGGCGGCGCCATGGCAGGGTGTTGGATCTCCACTTGACCCTTATGAGGCAAGCACGCGGGGAGGGGAAG harbors:
- a CDS encoding L-ascorbate oxidase, whose amino-acid sequence is MAKEHGQLPSDSPLEKESPLTRRQLFQAAVGVGGGLLVSNLAGCADAPKRVAEAGSLRQAEGPPVSTTPVIQQATHVSGVESFQQPEVRRSAHGVLNTTLRVAFAQNSLNGKPLPPNRSYDGGLTGPTFRVKAGDRMKVFLYNQLPPEQGECGPPNTENCPNTTNLHTHGLHISPTGNSDNVLLEIKPGEDLQFQFDIPDTHHPGTFWYHAHRHGSTASQLREGMAGALIIEGDIDQVPEIKVAREKILLFQQLRIPYNDAGAQLPTTINGQLEPVLSMQPGEVQRWRMIHAGIDELLTMELVDEHGSPQDLHVIAIDGITLDRVDSAKQVFLAPGNRADVLVKAGAPGIYRMKKKAEEVGLNGKAEPERLLAEVRVSGPPLNMALPSNSELRPLAPFQPIMDTELTGQQPELVFDIKDGKFMIDGKEFSSTRVDRTMKLNGVEEWTLSSQNGNHPFHIHVNPFQVIKINGKPVQPVWHDTILVRSNPPVTVTMRTRYEVFTGKHVLHCHNLVHEDRGMMQLIEILSS
- a CDS encoding cyclase → MPSIEKSIEVNVPVHTAYNQWTQFEEFPRFMEGVEEVKQLDNTHLAWRAKIGGKEKHWHAEITEQVPDQRIAWTNTEGAKNAGVVMFNWVAESTTRVMVKIDYDPEGAVENVGDALGVVSSRVSGDLERFKSFIESRGRETGAWRGQVSGGT